A single Paenibacillus kribbensis DNA region contains:
- a CDS encoding DNA-binding protein has protein sequence MEEVLNQREAIYLLSDSHELDKACELFRLSYTHNDWDEANKVADYMHTLAASLYHAQLRNAADGIYETLDTKHPLVFYYAYSYLAKSIYYQNKGKYQEARDYIMKYGEMGWFMGLDQSGQEEVERFRFLAKANLYTIELLSGKRELVPEYVQFLHNNDEEILPGLIGIAEAANLNNWDIDDLLNDFADDIEIFESYEDRGNRVYYIKLVNQLAIYYFKKQQYAVALNYVLVSLQFSVSVEADADFRTLVTLFEAYRDLATPSQQEQYQTILLRGIHNEKGINLGNYGLGVS, from the coding sequence GTGGAAGAGGTCCTGAACCAAAGGGAGGCCATTTATTTGTTGTCGGACAGCCACGAACTCGATAAAGCTTGTGAGTTGTTTAGACTCAGCTACACGCATAATGATTGGGATGAAGCGAACAAGGTTGCAGACTATATGCATACGTTGGCAGCAAGCCTGTATCATGCCCAACTGAGAAACGCTGCGGACGGCATATACGAGACACTGGACACCAAACACCCGCTGGTGTTTTATTATGCTTACAGCTATCTGGCTAAATCTATTTATTATCAAAATAAGGGCAAGTATCAGGAAGCCAGAGATTATATTATGAAGTATGGCGAAATGGGTTGGTTTATGGGGCTGGATCAGAGCGGTCAAGAAGAAGTGGAGAGATTCCGATTTCTCGCCAAAGCCAATTTATATACCATTGAATTACTTTCGGGCAAAAGGGAGCTTGTGCCTGAATATGTTCAATTTCTTCACAATAATGACGAGGAAATACTTCCAGGACTGATTGGTATTGCCGAAGCGGCTAATTTGAATAATTGGGATATAGACGACCTGCTGAACGATTTTGCTGACGATATCGAGATATTTGAAAGTTATGAAGATAGAGGGAACCGCGTATATTATATAAAGCTGGTCAACCAGTTAGCTATTTATTATTTCAAAAAGCAGCAGTACGCCGTTGCTTTGAACTATGTCCTTGTCTCCCTGCAATTTTCAGTTAGTGTGGAAGCAGATGCTGATTTCAGGACGCTGGTTACTCTGTTTGAGGCTTATCGAGATTTGGCAACACCGTCACAGCAAGAGCAATATCAAACCATTTTATTAAGGGGGATTCATAATGAAAAAGGCATTAATCTCGGTAACTATGGTCTTGGCGTTTCTTAG
- the pepT gene encoding peptidase T, with translation MKQELIDRLTTYVQVDTQSDESSHTCPTTPGQLTLGNLLVDELKTIGMTDVTIDDNGYVMATLPSNTDKEVPVIGFLAHLDTATELTGAGVKPQLTDSYDGGDITLNASLDVVLSPREFPELAQYKGHTLITTDGTTLLGADNKAGIAEIMTAIHYLIDHPEIQHGKIRVAFTPDEEIGRGPERFDVAAFGAEYAYTVDGGPLGELEYESFNAAAAHITIHGVNVHPGTAKNKMIHAAKIAMELHSRLPVDEAPEYTDGYDGFYHLLESTGTPEHAKLYYIIRDFDRKSFENRKAYLTNVVKELQAAYGENRITLELRDQYYNMKEKIEPVKHIVDIAYEAMKKLNIEPIIKPIRGGTDGSQLSYMGLPTPNIFTGGENYHGKFEYVSVDNMVLAAKVIVEIVQLFEQRGK, from the coding sequence ATGAAACAGGAACTGATCGACCGCCTGACCACTTATGTTCAGGTAGATACCCAATCCGACGAAAGCAGCCACACCTGCCCCACCACACCAGGACAGCTCACATTGGGCAATCTCCTGGTAGATGAATTAAAAACCATCGGCATGACGGACGTAACCATTGATGATAACGGTTATGTGATGGCGACCCTTCCTTCCAATACGGATAAAGAGGTTCCCGTCATTGGCTTTCTCGCACACCTTGATACGGCAACCGAGCTGACTGGCGCAGGGGTAAAACCGCAACTGACAGACTCTTATGACGGAGGAGATATCACGCTGAATGCGTCGCTTGATGTGGTGCTTTCTCCACGTGAGTTTCCCGAGCTGGCGCAATATAAAGGCCACACCCTGATCACCACAGACGGTACCACCCTGCTTGGAGCAGACAACAAAGCCGGGATCGCAGAAATCATGACAGCCATACACTACCTGATAGATCACCCGGAAATCCAGCATGGCAAGATCCGCGTTGCCTTTACACCGGACGAGGAGATTGGAAGAGGACCGGAACGCTTTGACGTAGCTGCTTTTGGTGCTGAATATGCTTATACCGTGGATGGTGGACCGCTCGGAGAACTGGAGTATGAGAGTTTCAACGCGGCAGCCGCCCATATTACCATTCACGGGGTGAATGTCCATCCCGGCACAGCTAAAAACAAGATGATTCATGCCGCCAAAATTGCCATGGAACTGCATAGCCGTCTGCCTGTGGATGAAGCCCCGGAATATACGGACGGATACGATGGCTTCTATCATCTGCTGGAATCCACAGGCACGCCAGAGCATGCAAAGCTGTACTATATTATCCGTGATTTTGACCGTAAGAGCTTTGAAAACCGGAAGGCTTATTTAACGAACGTGGTCAAAGAGCTGCAAGCCGCTTACGGAGAAAATCGCATTACGCTGGAGCTGAGAGATCAGTATTACAACATGAAGGAGAAAATCGAGCCTGTCAAACATATCGTGGACATTGCGTATGAAGCGATGAAAAAGCTGAATATTGAGCCTATTATCAAGCCAATCCGCGGCGGTACAGACGGTTCACAACTGTCCTATATGGGACTGCCTACACCGAATATTTTTACGGGTGGAGAGAACTATCACGGTAAGTTTGAATATGTATCGGTGGACAACATGGTGCTTGCGGCCAAGGTAATTGTTGAAATCGTTCAATTGTTCGAACAGCGCGGCAAGTGA
- a CDS encoding LacI family DNA-binding transcriptional regulator, with amino-acid sequence MPTLKDIAQEAEVSISTVSRVLNYDETLSVSEETRRKIFEVAERMKYTTVKRKNGGIGRQPRKKAEGPIRLGMVHWMSAYEELEDPYYLSIRFGVEKECRQSGAQLERIFRREDLVALKTLSEGLHGLIVLGHFSSQEVEHMLELPVPCVFLDHSVERMGADYVVIDLARAAADALDYLMDAGHRHIGYVGMGRDEQAHDAGLAELDARYETFLQYKEQHGLCTSDDVHECGGTAADGFRAMEAAILAGSEHLPTAFFIASDSVAIGALKALEQHRIAVPERISIVGFNDIPTAEYLTPSLTTVKTYTELMGETGVQLLLHTVRNGPNEVGRKVTIPTELMIRNSSAPLHTYTQ; translated from the coding sequence ATGCCTACGTTAAAAGATATCGCTCAGGAGGCTGAGGTTTCTATATCCACGGTCTCCCGAGTACTGAATTATGATGAAACTTTGTCGGTGTCAGAGGAAACGCGGCGTAAAATTTTTGAAGTTGCCGAACGGATGAAATATACGACTGTTAAACGTAAAAATGGCGGTATCGGCCGTCAGCCCCGCAAAAAGGCGGAGGGTCCGATCCGACTGGGGATGGTGCACTGGATGAGTGCATACGAGGAATTGGAGGACCCTTATTATCTGTCCATCCGGTTTGGTGTGGAAAAAGAGTGCCGCCAAAGCGGGGCGCAGCTGGAGCGCATTTTCAGACGGGAAGATTTGGTCGCCCTGAAGACTTTGTCTGAAGGGCTGCACGGGCTAATTGTGCTGGGACATTTTAGCAGCCAAGAGGTAGAGCACATGCTGGAGCTGCCCGTTCCTTGTGTCTTTCTGGATCACTCGGTGGAGCGCATGGGCGCAGACTATGTAGTCATTGACCTCGCGCGCGCTGCAGCCGATGCACTGGATTATTTGATGGACGCGGGGCATCGTCATATCGGATATGTGGGCATGGGGCGGGATGAACAAGCCCATGATGCTGGACTGGCAGAGCTGGATGCCCGCTATGAGACTTTTTTGCAGTACAAGGAGCAGCACGGATTATGTACATCGGATGACGTTCATGAGTGCGGCGGAACGGCGGCAGATGGCTTTCGGGCGATGGAAGCTGCGATCCTCGCAGGCTCGGAGCATCTGCCTACGGCTTTCTTCATTGCGAGCGATTCAGTGGCTATTGGAGCATTGAAGGCGCTGGAACAGCATCGTATTGCTGTCCCGGAACGTATCTCAATCGTTGGCTTCAATGATATTCCGACAGCCGAATATTTGACTCCCTCCCTGACAACGGTCAAAACGTATACCGAGCTGATGGGAGAGACAGGCGTTCAGCTTTTGCTGCATACGGTGCGTAACGGTCCGAACGAGGTGGGGCGGAAGGTTACCATTCCGACCGAGCTGATGATTCGCAACAGCAGTGCGCCGCTGCATACCTATACCCAATAA
- a CDS encoding glycoside hydrolase family 2 protein: MRTILPLNDQWFYRPEYVESEVNAGIDVSRYEPILLPHTNVELPYNYFDDKAFQFVSTYKRKLDVPADAKGKRVYVDFEGVMSYAQVYLNGVKAGEHKGGYTPFSIELTELAEYGGSNMLTVVVDSTERDDIPPFGAVIDYLTYGGIYREVQLRIVEPVHFGAVFVQTPEPLAASKAVRVTVELEGMDAQQDDLAVGLRLLDGDSLKAETGPTAVTAGDMALELKELNGLQLWELDDPKLYEAELTLLRNGEELDQLTVRFGFREAEFQPDGFYLNGRKLKLLGLNRHQSYPYVGYAMPKRAQRRDADILKEELGLNMVRTSHYPQSRHFLDRCDEIGLLVFEEIPGWQHIGGEAWKEQAVKDVEDMIIRDRNHPSIVIWGVRINESQDDHDLYARTNELARKLDPTRATGGVRYIVGSELLEDVYTMNDFVHDGGHKKYLAKEIRNFDTYDDTEGVDGETTGLRQPSFVTKLDHPVPYLVTEYNGHMYPTKRFDQEERVMEHALRHTRVQNASYADEGIAGAIGWCAFDYNTHADFGSGDKICYHGVMDMFRLPKFAANVYRSQKHAEQEIVMEPVTYWSRGERNIGGIVPLVVFTNCDEVEFIYGDERKGVYRPSREKYPALPHPPVVIDELTGQWGMKWEDAVLIGYVDGQEVIRRRYSRNPVPTELRVSADDTVLEAGDWDVTRVVVDALDEYGNGLPFYADPVSVEVEGVGELIGPSSLALIGGRIAFWIRTKGEAGNICVKVSAPSRFSPQELSIIVK; encoded by the coding sequence ATGCGTACCATTTTGCCGTTGAATGACCAGTGGTTTTACCGTCCTGAATATGTCGAGAGTGAAGTAAATGCAGGGATTGATGTGAGTCGGTATGAACCCATTCTGCTGCCGCATACCAATGTGGAGCTGCCGTATAATTATTTTGACGACAAGGCGTTTCAGTTTGTTTCCACATACAAAAGAAAACTGGATGTTCCGGCAGATGCCAAGGGTAAGCGGGTGTATGTCGATTTTGAAGGGGTTATGTCCTATGCACAGGTATATTTGAACGGAGTAAAGGCGGGTGAGCATAAAGGCGGCTATACACCATTCAGCATTGAATTGACCGAGCTTGCTGAATATGGCGGTTCCAATATGCTCACGGTTGTCGTCGATTCTACGGAACGGGACGACATTCCTCCCTTTGGGGCAGTCATCGACTATCTGACCTACGGCGGCATTTACCGGGAGGTGCAGCTGCGAATCGTCGAGCCTGTGCATTTCGGAGCGGTATTCGTCCAGACGCCGGAGCCGCTCGCGGCGAGCAAAGCGGTACGTGTGACCGTCGAGCTGGAGGGAATGGATGCTCAGCAGGATGATCTAGCGGTCGGCTTACGGCTGCTGGATGGAGACAGCTTGAAGGCGGAGACCGGACCGACAGCAGTGACTGCGGGCGATATGGCACTGGAGCTGAAAGAGCTGAACGGTCTACAACTGTGGGAGCTGGACGATCCCAAGCTGTATGAAGCAGAGCTGACGCTGCTGCGTAACGGGGAAGAGCTGGATCAGCTGACCGTGCGCTTCGGGTTCCGCGAAGCCGAATTCCAGCCGGATGGATTTTACCTGAACGGGCGGAAGCTCAAGCTGCTCGGCTTGAACCGCCATCAGTCTTACCCGTATGTCGGCTATGCGATGCCCAAAAGAGCGCAGCGACGTGATGCCGATATACTCAAAGAAGAACTGGGTCTGAACATGGTGCGGACGTCGCATTACCCGCAGTCCCGTCATTTTCTGGATCGTTGTGATGAGATTGGATTGCTCGTTTTTGAGGAAATTCCGGGCTGGCAGCATATCGGCGGTGAAGCCTGGAAGGAACAGGCAGTAAAGGACGTAGAGGACATGATTATCCGTGATCGCAATCATCCATCCATCGTGATCTGGGGTGTACGGATTAATGAATCGCAGGATGACCATGATCTGTACGCCCGTACCAATGAGCTTGCACGCAAGCTGGACCCGACCCGCGCTACGGGCGGTGTGCGTTATATTGTAGGCAGCGAGCTGCTGGAAGATGTATATACGATGAACGATTTTGTTCATGACGGTGGGCATAAAAAATATTTGGCGAAGGAAATTCGCAATTTCGATACGTATGATGATACAGAGGGCGTAGATGGTGAAACGACAGGCTTGCGCCAGCCGTCTTTTGTTACAAAGCTGGATCACCCGGTCCCTTATCTGGTAACGGAATATAACGGGCATATGTATCCGACCAAACGTTTTGATCAGGAGGAACGGGTGATGGAGCATGCACTGCGCCATACACGAGTGCAAAATGCCTCCTATGCCGATGAGGGCATTGCCGGAGCGATTGGCTGGTGTGCTTTTGACTATAATACACATGCCGACTTTGGTTCTGGCGATAAAATTTGCTATCACGGTGTCATGGATATGTTTCGTCTGCCTAAATTTGCAGCAAATGTGTACCGCAGCCAGAAGCATGCCGAGCAGGAAATTGTGATGGAGCCGGTTACGTATTGGTCCCGTGGTGAGCGAAATATAGGAGGCATCGTGCCGCTGGTCGTGTTCACCAATTGTGATGAGGTGGAGTTTATCTACGGTGATGAGCGCAAGGGAGTTTATCGTCCGAGCCGAGAGAAGTACCCGGCGCTTCCACATCCTCCCGTCGTTATCGACGAGCTGACAGGCCAATGGGGCATGAAGTGGGAAGATGCGGTGCTCATCGGGTATGTGGACGGTCAAGAAGTGATTCGCAGACGCTACTCTCGTAATCCGGTGCCGACGGAGCTGCGGGTGTCCGCAGACGATACCGTGCTGGAGGCGGGTGATTGGGACGTGACGAGAGTGGTGGTGGACGCTTTGGACGAATACGGCAACGGCTTGCCGTTCTATGCTGATCCCGTTTCGGTGGAGGTCGAGGGAGTGGGTGAATTGATAGGCCCATCCAGCTTGGCGCTCATTGGCGGGCGTATTGCGTTCTGGATTCGTACGAAGGGTGAGGCTGGCAATATTTGCGTGAAGGTTTCCGCCCCTTCCCGTTTTAGTCCGCAGGAATTGAGCATTATCGTAAAATAA
- a CDS encoding Bax inhibitor-1/YccA family protein encodes MSLSNPVLRDDIFLREDEREASEQRMTIGGTVNKTLLLIVLLIVSGSITWYMNDQGIIEVLSMMTAGLFGMAGMALAIFFFPKTAPLLSPIYAIFSGFALGGISAYMEYEYPGIVANAILLTVGILLLMLFMYTQRIIKVTRGFISFVVLCTLAIALVTLVDFILNFFGMNVPYIHETGWLGIGISLFVVIIAALNLLLDFNFIEEQTEQGAPKYMEWYGAFGLLVTLVWLYVRILELLSKFSKED; translated from the coding sequence ATGAGCTTAAGCAATCCGGTTTTACGTGATGACATTTTTTTGCGAGAAGATGAAAGGGAAGCTAGTGAACAACGCATGACCATTGGAGGAACGGTAAACAAAACGTTGCTTCTAATTGTTTTGCTTATCGTTTCTGGCAGTATAACCTGGTATATGAATGACCAAGGGATCATAGAGGTACTATCCATGATGACCGCAGGCTTGTTCGGCATGGCCGGCATGGCCCTTGCGATATTCTTTTTTCCAAAAACAGCTCCACTTCTTTCACCAATCTATGCGATTTTCAGTGGCTTTGCTTTGGGTGGTATTTCAGCTTATATGGAGTATGAATACCCCGGCATTGTGGCCAATGCCATTTTGCTGACGGTGGGTATCTTGTTACTGATGCTCTTTATGTACACACAGCGAATCATCAAGGTGACACGGGGCTTTATCTCATTCGTTGTTTTGTGTACGCTGGCCATTGCTCTGGTTACACTGGTAGACTTTATCTTGAATTTTTTCGGTATGAATGTTCCGTATATCCATGAGACAGGCTGGCTTGGCATCGGCATCAGTTTATTTGTTGTGATCATTGCAGCTTTGAATCTGCTGCTGGATTTTAATTTTATTGAGGAGCAGACCGAGCAAGGAGCACCCAAATACATGGAATGGTACGGCGCATTTGGATTGCTCGTGACTCTGGTATGGCTGTATGTGCGGATTCTGGAGCTGTTGTCCAAGTTCAGCAAGGAGGACTAA
- a CDS encoding DNA-binding protein produces MGDVVPLNQMLKHPLIFYFGYGYLAKSIVLQKQGLFDRAREYIAQYADLGWYEHATDEDIQEIERFKGLAVANGYAVDLLSGNKEILKEYNEFLQENDEETLPGLITIFEAANINEWNIDEYYSYIPDRLETFSSFEDLGNRVYYVKLLHQLAIYNINQQRYGVAINDILNYLQTAVIMDLYREFITTIAMFETVRPFATTKQLTKYQNILQGVYSHEKNISSYIYADDICSFQSRC; encoded by the coding sequence ATGGGTGACGTTGTTCCTCTAAATCAGATGCTAAAGCACCCACTTATCTTTTATTTTGGATACGGATACCTGGCTAAATCCATCGTTCTTCAGAAGCAAGGTCTTTTTGATCGAGCAAGAGAATATATAGCTCAATATGCTGACTTAGGATGGTACGAACATGCTACGGACGAAGATATACAGGAAATAGAACGTTTTAAAGGATTGGCAGTGGCCAATGGATACGCTGTAGACTTATTATCAGGGAATAAGGAAATATTGAAGGAGTACAATGAGTTTTTACAAGAAAACGATGAGGAAACATTGCCCGGATTAATCACAATTTTTGAGGCAGCAAACATAAATGAATGGAATATTGACGAGTATTATTCTTATATTCCCGATCGGCTAGAGACCTTTTCCAGCTTTGAAGACCTTGGAAATCGTGTGTATTATGTGAAATTACTTCATCAACTAGCTATCTATAACATAAATCAGCAGCGGTATGGTGTCGCCATAAATGATATTCTGAATTATTTGCAAACAGCAGTTATAATGGATCTATACAGGGAATTCATTACAACTATTGCCATGTTCGAAACCGTTCGTCCGTTTGCAACAACGAAACAGCTGACAAAGTATCAAAATATCTTACAGGGAGTGTATTCACATGAGAAAAATATCAGTAGTTACATTTATGCTGATGATATTTGCTCCTTTCAATCACGGTGTTAA
- a CDS encoding AbrB/MazE/SpoVT family DNA-binding domain-containing protein translates to MKRTGMTRPLDTLGRIVIPMEIRNSMGIEIGEPLEFYMDVEQGFMGIGKYSSGVSCNLCKSFLDLTYFKGLLLCKQCILDLKGNVGVRPIPAPIVKEPMHKEKKVKRRSSQELIESLKRLMREHPTAKQNEYAEWLGVSQGRISQLKKLL, encoded by the coding sequence TTGAAGAGAACAGGTATGACACGTCCCTTGGATACGTTAGGCCGGATTGTTATTCCGATGGAAATCCGAAACTCGATGGGGATTGAGATTGGCGAGCCTTTAGAATTTTATATGGACGTTGAACAAGGTTTTATGGGCATAGGAAAGTATAGTAGCGGGGTTTCGTGTAATTTGTGCAAATCATTTCTGGATCTAACCTATTTCAAAGGTTTACTTCTATGTAAGCAATGTATCCTCGACCTGAAGGGAAACGTAGGTGTTCGTCCCATTCCTGCCCCTATTGTTAAGGAGCCTATGCACAAAGAAAAAAAAGTAAAACGGCGGTCATCACAAGAACTGATTGAAAGCCTAAAAAGACTCATGCGGGAACATCCCACAGCCAAGCAGAATGAATATGCGGAATGGCTTGGCGTGTCACAAGGCCGTATTTCCCAGCTTAAAAAGTTATTATAG
- a CDS encoding helix-turn-helix domain-containing protein, with protein MEITPTIRAEIEKYLKQKGLSMTQFGRITNLNVGTVSGFITGNRSLSVNQLDRITMGMNLPPDYFYERFVEECVEESPLNWRRVKPFVYRCVELGRLDCLQRAVSMFLDSPIYTHSLFELAEDLFHKGYRDTAAYLYENVAVSERKQHSERLALCQYRLFSIRIGEDQTQNLQAAARFEPFVDRLDEVDQLDALKDLANVYRSLSLWDKVYKFSRQMYKLGQIQYGLVHNSKREIKLDKKLSRPLFVYIAYAELLCAHACDANGDHAKALDHIRGYTDLSWVKENDPDTLHWLGKFQQWAKINTYVNRLMTGDVSVLSDYVEYISGEQHIFNELLNIVEAANKYNIDVDHIIHRFEPKIASYKEPSPVEPFLQQQQARFWYKLAKYSLNKGRYPYGFKCLINAYEKAVTINHGLLIANCVGLFERFKAYATLEILAGYDMWERTDKKDSF; from the coding sequence ATGGAAATAACACCTACGATTCGGGCAGAAATTGAAAAATATCTCAAACAGAAAGGCTTAAGTATGACCCAGTTTGGCCGTATCACTAATTTGAATGTAGGTACTGTTAGCGGCTTCATCACAGGCAATCGTTCTTTATCTGTTAATCAACTGGATCGCATTACGATGGGCATGAATTTACCACCGGATTATTTTTATGAGCGATTCGTTGAAGAATGTGTTGAAGAATCTCCACTTAACTGGCGGAGAGTAAAACCTTTCGTATATCGTTGTGTTGAGTTAGGACGACTGGATTGCTTACAGCGTGCTGTAAGTATGTTTCTAGATAGTCCGATCTACACTCATTCACTCTTTGAACTAGCTGAGGATTTGTTCCACAAAGGGTATCGGGACACAGCAGCTTACCTTTATGAAAACGTGGCTGTGAGTGAAAGAAAGCAGCATTCAGAACGGCTTGCTTTATGCCAGTATCGGCTATTTAGCATCCGGATCGGGGAAGATCAAACTCAAAATCTTCAAGCGGCTGCTAGATTCGAACCTTTTGTCGATCGTTTAGATGAAGTTGACCAACTGGATGCCTTAAAGGACTTGGCCAACGTGTATAGATCATTGAGCTTGTGGGATAAGGTCTATAAATTTTCACGTCAAATGTATAAATTAGGACAAATTCAGTACGGTTTGGTTCATAACTCCAAACGGGAAATTAAACTTGATAAGAAACTTAGCAGGCCTCTTTTTGTATACATAGCCTACGCTGAACTGTTGTGTGCACATGCTTGTGATGCGAATGGAGATCATGCAAAGGCTTTAGATCATATACGTGGCTATACTGATCTAAGCTGGGTTAAAGAAAATGATCCAGATACACTCCATTGGTTAGGTAAATTTCAGCAATGGGCCAAAATTAATACTTACGTAAATAGACTTATGACTGGAGATGTTAGTGTCCTATCGGACTACGTAGAATATATATCCGGCGAACAACACATTTTTAATGAACTTTTGAATATAGTTGAAGCAGCGAATAAATACAATATTGATGTGGATCACATCATCCATCGCTTTGAACCTAAAATTGCGTCGTATAAGGAACCATCTCCTGTTGAGCCGTTTCTACAGCAACAGCAAGCGCGATTTTGGTACAAACTGGCTAAATACAGCTTGAACAAAGGTAGATATCCATACGGTTTCAAATGTTTAATAAACGCTTATGAAAAAGCTGTTACAATTAACCATGGACTACTTATTGCCAATTGTGTTGGCTTGTTTGAGCGTTTCAAAGCCTATGCCACTCTTGAAATACTGGCTGGGTATGATATGTGGGAAAGAACTGACAAAAAAGATAGCTTTTAA
- a CDS encoding aspartyl-phosphate phosphatase Spo0E family protein, whose translation MNNDENLTLNQQIESARQRLHDLYKQYGFGHACVLEQAMLLNELINQYNRMYQNKHHFVQSETSEITPSLCKNIPLPNPT comes from the coding sequence ATGAACAATGATGAAAATTTAACGTTAAATCAACAGATCGAAAGTGCCAGACAACGATTGCATGATCTTTATAAACAGTATGGTTTTGGACATGCTTGCGTACTTGAGCAGGCTATGCTTTTGAACGAACTAATTAATCAGTACAATCGTATGTATCAGAATAAACATCACTTTGTTCAGTCAGAAACCTCAGAAATCACTCCTTCCTTATGCAAAAATATTCCTCTTCCCAATCCCACATAA
- a CDS encoding copper amine oxidase N-terminal domain-containing protein, with product MKKIFLTSMLTLGIFLTFVIPLSAAPSIQLVINSEVVNSDAPPVSVAGRTMVSLASLKPLKLNLVWNAGQKTVTVNAPGVKEKLVLTIGQKEASYGERTLTLDVPAQLNKNRVVVPLRFISEAFKAEVEWKADKNTVIIRSADQVETYKKLYQGTDLVAARKIAVNLPSKDENTLHNTEEGVYYQYIFPEGEALRYYYVVGNLYTYYEIKDDVKHLVWEGVEEDSRKKMKEKGKRPSEDKTQYYFLQERVDHSVTYGKVGTEKPVTQALPKNTTGLADIIVPISGEVRKDQIK from the coding sequence ATGAAGAAAATCTTTCTTACATCTATGCTTACTTTAGGTATATTCTTAACATTTGTTATTCCGCTTTCTGCTGCACCGTCGATTCAATTGGTTATCAATAGTGAGGTCGTTAATTCAGATGCTCCACCCGTTTCTGTCGCAGGGAGAACTATGGTTTCTTTAGCTTCTTTGAAGCCGCTAAAGCTCAATTTAGTCTGGAATGCTGGCCAGAAGACGGTGACTGTCAATGCTCCTGGGGTGAAAGAAAAGCTTGTACTTACGATCGGTCAAAAAGAAGCTTCTTATGGAGAAAGAACGCTTACTTTGGATGTGCCTGCTCAATTGAACAAGAATCGCGTTGTTGTGCCTTTGCGCTTCATCAGCGAAGCCTTTAAAGCAGAGGTGGAGTGGAAAGCGGACAAAAATACTGTCATTATCCGGAGTGCTGACCAAGTAGAAACATATAAGAAGTTGTATCAAGGTACGGATTTGGTGGCGGCACGTAAAATCGCTGTAAATCTTCCTTCTAAGGATGAAAATACGCTTCATAATACCGAGGAGGGTGTTTATTATCAGTATATCTTTCCTGAAGGAGAAGCATTGAGATATTATTATGTTGTTGGGAATTTATATACTTACTATGAAATTAAGGATGATGTTAAACATTTAGTATGGGAAGGTGTAGAAGAAGATTCGAGAAAGAAAATGAAAGAGAAAGGAAAGCGTCCATCGGAAGACAAAACACAATATTATTTTTTACAAGAACGTGTGGATCATAGTGTTACCTATGGCAAAGTGGGAACCGAGAAGCCAGTAACGCAAGCTTTACCTAAAAATACTACGGGATTAGCGGATATTATTGTACCTATTTCCGGTGAAGTAAGGAAAGATCAAATTAAATAG
- a CDS encoding ZIP family metal transporter, which yields MIWSIIFVSLISIVCVLVGPLVVLSGKVMISELTNLRIIFLSAGLFLALATTDLLPEAFEINPHAGIYFALGIMALFLINGSHNHCYIHSVHSAPINKNTFRTFFAIILLHSFFDGFSVISLFHIETYTSIAVLISIMLHKFPEGLAVASFLFFMLGNKRKVLISLSIIICSNILGSVLSIFLIQSVEMFQYNISVILSITAGFFIFISCVEILPMLDKSQTTKNKFYFVLGFGIILILHGLLH from the coding sequence ATGATTTGGAGTATTATTTTTGTATCATTAATCAGCATTGTGTGTGTTCTTGTTGGACCATTAGTAGTGTTATCTGGTAAAGTGATGATTTCAGAGCTGACAAACCTGCGAATCATTTTTCTCAGCGCGGGTCTTTTTTTAGCTTTGGCTACAACAGATCTTTTACCCGAAGCCTTTGAAATTAATCCACATGCAGGTATTTATTTTGCGTTAGGCATCATGGCTCTCTTTCTAATAAACGGATCTCATAACCATTGCTATATTCATTCTGTTCATTCTGCTCCCATTAACAAAAACACATTTCGAACTTTCTTTGCCATTATACTGCTGCACTCTTTTTTCGATGGCTTTAGCGTGATTTCTTTATTCCATATAGAGACATACACCAGTATTGCCGTTTTAATAAGTATAATGCTTCATAAATTTCCGGAAGGTTTAGCAGTGGCTTCATTCCTATTCTTTATGCTTGGAAATAAAAGAAAAGTCTTGATTAGCCTCTCTATCATCATTTGCTCTAATATACTCGGTAGCGTGCTTAGTATATTTTTGATTCAGTCTGTAGAAATGTTTCAGTATAACATAAGCGTAATTCTATCAATTACAGCTGGATTTTTCATATTCATTTCTTGCGTAGAAATTCTACCTATGCTGGATAAAAGCCAAACAACAAAGAATAAATTTTATTTTGTTTTGGGGTTCGGTATCATTCTCATATTGCATGGATTACTCCATTAA